AAACGGTTTTTTTGTTTCCCGTCTGCATAAGTATATCGTGAAGGTCTGACCTGATCAAGGCATCGCCCGTAAGGTCGAAGAGTATGTCTATGCTGTCCTCTAAAGCGCGTAGCATATCCCTAGCATCTCTAAAGTAGGCTATTCCCTTCTCCTTGGCAAGCTTTACGCTTGGTAGGTCTTCTTTAGGTTCTGCCACCGCTATTACCTTCACCTCGTCCCTGTTTACCGCAAGGAGGGCTTGCAAGAACTGGCTTCCTACTCTTCCAAGGCCAGCTATGGCTATGTTTATCTTTCGCATGGCTTATATTTTAAATCTATGTTTGTAGAGTTAAAACAAAAAGTAGACGAGCTAAAGGAGAGGTTCCAGGAGATAAAGGAGAGCTTAAGACCCCAGAGTATGGAGGAGGAGTTAAAACTCATAGACGAGCAGATGTCTTCACCTGACTTCTGGAACGACCAGGAGAAGGCAAGGCAGCTCACCCAAAAGAGAAAATGGCTT
The DNA window shown above is from Thermocrinis minervae and carries:
- a CDS encoding serine kinase; the protein is MRKINIAIAGLGRVGSQFLQALLAVNRDEVKVIAVAEPKEDLPSVKLAKEKGIAYFRDARDMLRALEDSIDILFDLTGDALIRSDLHDILMQTGNKKTVLVPEPVAYLIWVLITKSASEYPY